From the genome of Bicyclus anynana chromosome 20, ilBicAnyn1.1, whole genome shotgun sequence, one region includes:
- the LOC112058026 gene encoding DNA N6-methyl methyltransferase, whose amino-acid sequence MSITFSYKNLRLIDHCDFIANAFKNENSERLLFTINKNLFCIKSISKHALVNKKRTRECDQVLQETAKIKNMYNELLTQLPSDVILDVREKYDLLETSEVRDLAQKYFESTVFDHHGLSGGNNSDAALKCKVKDEYYLIPQNSRFFCGCVKEQCAKLNGTKYDILIADPPWWNKYIRRLKGANDKLSYSMMYNEDIASVPVKELLSENCLVAVWCTNAPSNINAIKDLIFPKWGVEYVTTWYWLKLTIDFKPLCEFSSGCKKQPFERVLIGKVGNVRVPSDLLVASIPSALHSHKPPLLDLLTPCIDIEKPKILELFARYLLPNTTSVGYEPLKWQHLSLYEEIS is encoded by the exons ATGAGTATTACTTTCAGCTATAAAAATCTACGATTAATAGACCATTGTGACTTTATAGCAAAtgcttttaaaaatgaaaatagtgAACGTTTACTTTTTACTATTaacaaaaacttattttgtataaaaagtattaGCAAACATGCGTTAGTTAATAAAAAGAGAACACGCGAATGTGATCAAGTTTTACAAGAA ACAGctaaaataaagaatatgtACAATGAACTATTAACACAACTACCATCAGATGTTATATTAGATGTAAGAGAAAAATATGATTTACTGGAGACATCAGAAGTGAGGGATTTAGCCCAGAAATACTTTGAATCAACAGTATTTGATCACCATGGGTTGAGTGGTGGCAATAATTCTGATGCAGCACTGAAATGTAAGGTCAAGGATGAATATTATCTGATTCCTCAGAATTCCAG ATTCTTCTGTGGTTGTGTGAAAGAGCAATGTGCTAAATTGAATGGCACTAAATATGATATATTGATAGCTGACCCTCCTTGGTGGAATAAATATATCAGAAGATTGAAAGGTGCCAATGATAAATTGAG ttatTCCATGATGTACAATGAAGACATAGCATCAGTACCAGTAAAAGAACTGCTATCAGAAAACTGTCTGGTAGCTGTATGGTGTACAAATGCACCAAGTAACATTAATGCAATAAAAGATCTCATATTTCCCAAATGGGGTGTAGAATATGTGACAACTTGGTATTGGTTAAAGCTGACCATAGATTTTAAACCACTATGTGAGTTTAGCAGTGGGTGTAAGAAGCAGCCATTCGAGAGAGTTCTTATAGGAAAAGTTGGCAATGTGCGTGTGCCCAGTGACTTATTGGTTGCTAGTATTCCCAGTGCATTGCATTCACATAAACCTCCATTATTGg ATCTCCTTACACCCTGCATCGACATAGAGAAGCCAAAGATATTGGAGCTGTTTGCGCGGTACCTCCTCCCCAACACAACCAGTGTGGGCTACGAACCTTTAAAATGGCAACATTTGTCACTGTACGAGGAAATAAGCTGA